The following proteins are encoded in a genomic region of bacterium:
- a CDS encoding class I SAM-dependent RNA methyltransferase: MKILAPEPLLAGTSHTAEIASIAAGGAGIARLLGRVIFIPRTAPGDIVRFRISKDKGKFLLGELEEVQQEGPWRREPPCLHWHDCGGCPLQQMDHAGQNQAKRRIFDDAIQRIGKFTPGAPAAIMEDRIPEFGYRLRVKFHIHRGKIGFFSPGSRRIVPLETCLLVEPAIAGALPAIRQLLEESQDARRAEAVEVTALGPVPGEGVGLLVFPPGSRDSRPGTSLPIPKRMRAAWETFARQAGWPCAFAGERAPGEPPAWRAAYRLDIPGGAGRSTLAMEVSPEAFVQSNREGNQVLVNTVLAAAGAEGEGRVTDLFCGAGNFSLPLSLNARRVIGVEENPFSHQDALANAERAGSGNVRFLRGAAEKTRPEEICGELGGPPDLVLLDPPRKGALEAIPLVLNLAPRRIVYVSCNPATFARDARELWEEGYRLASAAIVPMFPQTAHVETVTSWTRENPRQDGAHSERTEDSPCS; the protein is encoded by the coding sequence ATGAAAATCCTGGCACCCGAACCCCTCCTCGCGGGCACCTCCCATACCGCCGAAATCGCCAGCATCGCCGCGGGCGGAGCCGGCATCGCCCGCCTTCTGGGCCGGGTCATCTTCATTCCCCGCACGGCTCCCGGCGATATCGTCCGCTTCCGGATTTCCAAGGACAAGGGAAAATTCCTTCTCGGTGAGCTGGAGGAAGTGCAGCAGGAGGGCCCATGGCGCCGGGAACCCCCCTGCCTCCACTGGCACGACTGCGGGGGATGCCCGCTCCAGCAGATGGATCACGCCGGACAGAACCAGGCCAAGCGGCGCATCTTCGATGACGCCATTCAACGCATCGGCAAGTTCACGCCGGGCGCCCCGGCGGCCATTATGGAAGATCGCATTCCCGAGTTCGGCTACCGGCTGCGGGTGAAGTTTCACATCCATCGGGGGAAGATCGGCTTTTTCTCCCCCGGCAGCCGGCGCATCGTTCCGCTCGAAACCTGCCTTCTCGTCGAGCCCGCCATCGCGGGCGCCCTTCCGGCGATTCGGCAACTTCTGGAAGAGAGCCAAGACGCCCGCCGGGCCGAGGCGGTGGAAGTGACGGCGCTGGGGCCGGTTCCCGGCGAGGGGGTGGGCCTCCTCGTTTTTCCGCCCGGAAGCCGCGACAGCCGGCCGGGGACCTCGCTCCCCATCCCGAAGCGGATGCGGGCCGCGTGGGAGACCTTCGCGCGCCAGGCCGGGTGGCCCTGCGCCTTCGCCGGCGAACGCGCGCCCGGAGAACCTCCCGCATGGCGAGCGGCATACCGGCTGGACATCCCCGGCGGGGCAGGCCGCTCCACCCTCGCCATGGAGGTCTCTCCCGAGGCTTTCGTCCAGTCGAACCGGGAAGGAAACCAGGTTCTGGTGAATACCGTTCTCGCCGCCGCGGGCGCGGAAGGCGAGGGGAGGGTCACGGATCTTTTCTGCGGCGCGGGCAATTTCTCCCTCCCGCTCTCGCTGAACGCCCGCCGGGTGATCGGAGTCGAGGAGAACCCCTTCTCGCATCAGGACGCCCTGGCCAACGCCGAGCGCGCAGGGAGCGGGAACGTCCGCTTCCTCCGCGGCGCGGCCGAAAAAACCCGGCCCGAGGAAATTTGCGGTGAACTGGGCGGCCCGCCCGACCTCGTTCTACTCGATCCGCCCCGGAAGGGCGCGCTCGAGGCCATCCCGCTGGTGCTGAACCTCGCCCCCCGGCGGATTGTCTATGTTTCCTGCAACCCGGCCACTTTCGCCCGGGATGCGCGCGAACTCTGGGAAGAGGGCTACCGGCTTGCTTCGGCCGCCATCGTTCCCATGTTTCCCCAGACCGCCCACGTCGAAACCGTCACTTCCTGGACTCGGGAAAATCCCCGGCAGGATGGAGCGCACAGCGAACGTACGGAGGATTCCCCATGTTCCTGA